A segment of the Fibrobacter succinogenes subsp. succinogenes S85 genome:
TGCAGCAGGGACTTCAATCATCGAGCCGATCTTAACGACCGGGAGCTTATGCCCTTCATCCTCAAGCTGCTTGCGGGCTTTCGCAATGCAAGCCTTAGCACGGCGAAGCTCCGTCATGCTAGAAATCATCGGGAGCAAAATGCGCAAGTTGCCCTTCGTATTTGCAAGCAACAGCGCACGCAGCTGCGTGATGAAAATATCTTCGCGGTCAAGGCACACGCGGATAGAACGCCAACCCATAAACGGGTTCGATTCGTTCACCGCAGAGACTCCCGAAACAAGCTTATCACCCCCCGCATCAAGCGTACGGATGACAACCGGATACGGGTCCATCTTCTCGAGAATATGCCTGTAAGCGCTCTCCTGTTCCTTTTCTGTCGGAGTACCCTTTCTGAAGAACAGGAATTCCGAACGGTAAAGACCGATACCCGTAGCGCCAAAGTCTGTTACCTTGTCTGCTTCCGTCGGGATTTCGATGTTTGCGTGTAGCACAATGTACTTGCCATCACGGGTCATCGGTTCCAGCTGACGCATCGTGAAAAGTTCACGGCGCTGGCGTTCGAACATTTCCTGACGATCGTGGAACTTGCGGATATCTTCTTCGTTCGGGTTGATGATGACCTTACCATCGGCACCATCGACAATAATCGTATCGCCACTCTTGACGAGGGCAGCTACATTCCTAAGGCCCGATACCGCCGGGATCTGCAACGCTCTGGACAAAATAGCGACATGGCTCGTACGGCCACCCGTATCCATCACGATAGCGTTCACTTGTCCGGGCTTGAGCGTCATCAAGAAGCTTGGAACAAACTCATGGGCCACGAGGACAACGCCATCTTCGTGAGACACGTCCTCCAATACCGGTCCGGAGTCATCCATCGCAGACATCAAGCGGTTATACAAGTCCCTGAGGTCTGCCGCCTTGTCACGCATGGCGGGCGAATCAATCTTTTCAAACTTTTCAATGTAGGCGCTAAATACAACATGTACCGCCCACTTCGCGTTCTTGTGCTTTTTCCTGATCTTGTCGAGAACTCCATTCACGAGTCCCGGATCCTGCAAGATCATCAGGTGCGTTGCAAAAATCAGGCTGTCCTTGATGCCAGCCCTGGTTTCCGAGATTTCCTTAATCTGGGCGATTTCCTTGGAGGTCTTGCTAATAGCCTTCAGGAACATCTGTTCTTCTGCAGCAAGGCGGCTCTCAGGGAGAGTCTCATCAACCACGGAAAATTCACGGTTTGCAACAGGAAAAACCGTTCCCATGGCAAAGCCAGGGGAAGACGGCACACCGACAAGCTCTATCCTAGAAGATTTCCGGGAAGCCTCGTCGGGAGCTTTAGCTACAAAATCAGCAGGGTTCTTCGTTGAAGTGGTCATCAAAAAGCTTTTCCAACTGCTGAACGACAAGCTCCTCATCATCACCATCGATTTCGAACTTGACTTCGGAACCGGCAGGGATAGCAAGCATCATCACGTTAAGGATGCTCTTCGCATTGGCCTTTGAACCTTCAAACACGATAGACACATCACTTTTTGCCTGGCCCGTGATATCAACAATCATACCGGCGGGACGGGCGTGAATGCCCAGTTTGTTGGAAACAGTAAATATCTTTGTAATCATCAATTCCTCAGAAGAAATCCACGTTAATGTCAAGGCCATCCTGCAGGATGATCTTGAACAGGCTATCAGCAGAATGCACTGTCTTGACCAAGTCGTCATGAAGCTGTCTGTCGTTTAACAAAATACCGACAGTATTGTCCTTCGAATCCATCTTGGCCTGCACCTTGGCAATCAGCCCATCCAAATGCTTAGTCACGCCTTCCAGGTCAGAAATCAGCTGGTTTGCGTTACCCATAACCTTATCCGTTCCGGCAAAGAGCCCATTGATCGGTTCCTTGACGCCATCGACGAGCTCGTTCACCTTGACCGTCACCTTGTTCAGGTTCGCAAGGCTCTTCTTGAGCTGCGGATCAGTCGTCGTCACAAGCGACATCAGGCGGTCTTCAAGATTCTCAGCCTTCACGAGGAGAGTCTTGAATCGGTCCTGGAATTCCGGATTTGCAATCGTTCCGTTCAAAGCCGTCTTTACCGCTTCAAGCAAGACCTTCGTGGAATCGCAAACTTCACCCGCAAGGCCAAGCGCTTCGGCAATGCCCGCATCGAACTGGCCCGTGATGGTATCGCCCGGCACGTAGTATTCTTCAGCATCACCGAGGATCATGCCAATCTGGCGTTCGCCCATGATGCCGATGTTCTGCACGCGGATTTCGG
Coding sequences within it:
- the ptsP gene encoding phosphoenolpyruvate--protein phosphotransferase; the protein is MTTSTKNPADFVAKAPDEASRKSSRIELVGVPSSPGFAMGTVFPVANREFSVVDETLPESRLAAEEQMFLKAISKTSKEIAQIKEISETRAGIKDSLIFATHLMILQDPGLVNGVLDKIRKKHKNAKWAVHVVFSAYIEKFEKIDSPAMRDKAADLRDLYNRLMSAMDDSGPVLEDVSHEDGVVLVAHEFVPSFLMTLKPGQVNAIVMDTGGRTSHVAILSRALQIPAVSGLRNVAALVKSGDTIIVDGADGKVIINPNEEDIRKFHDRQEMFERQRRELFTMRQLEPMTRDGKYIVLHANIEIPTEADKVTDFGATGIGLYRSEFLFFRKGTPTEKEQESAYRHILEKMDPYPVVIRTLDAGGDKLVSGVSAVNESNPFMGWRSIRVCLDREDIFITQLRALLLANTKGNLRILLPMISSMTELRRAKACIAKARKQLEDEGHKLPVVKIGSMIEVPAAVMIVDKLAKEVDFFSLGTNDLIQFTLAVDRTNELITDMFQPHHPAVLSMIYQTVVAAHREGIPVAVCGEMCTDPMSVLLLVGLGVDELSMTPWSVMTTKKIIRSINFEDVRDAALTVLQMDDAESVNEFLHKKYAQTIMELGISGFVGQVEK
- a CDS encoding HPr family phosphocarrier protein, with protein sequence MITKIFTVSNKLGIHARPAGMIVDITGQAKSDVSIVFEGSKANAKSILNVMMLAIPAGSEVKFEIDGDDEELVVQQLEKLFDDHFNEEPC
- a CDS encoding MlaD family protein, translating into MKKNTALYFSVGLVVLLAIFILIFGMFFLNEKDLRETFDVYHLRFTQVSTLVLDDPVKINGVKLGRVESIELSGHRVVVTVRLKSNVKIPKDSEIRVQNIGIMGERQIGMILGDAEEYYVPGDTITGQFDAGIAEALGLAGEVCDSTKVLLEAVKTALNGTIANPEFQDRFKTLLVKAENLEDRLMSLVTTTDPQLKKSLANLNKVTVKVNELVDGVKEPINGLFAGTDKVMGNANQLISDLEGVTKHLDGLIAKVQAKMDSKDNTVGILLNDRQLHDDLVKTVHSADSLFKIILQDGLDINVDFF